The window GGCCCTGGAGGCAAAGATGTCCAGGATCAGCTGGGTGCGGTCGATGATCCGCAGGTCCGTGTGGTTAGTCACAGAGCGTACCTGGGATGGGGAGAGCTCCTGGTCAAAGATGAGCAGGTTGGCTCCGTTTCGCAGGCTCATCATCACAATATCAACCAGCTTGCCCCGACCGAGAATGAAGCGGGGATGCAGCTGACGGCGTCGTTGAATGACTTGGTCAACCACCTGTACGCCTGCTGCCCGAGCCAGTTCCGATAGCTCCAGCATGGAATCTTCTGCCTCCGCCCGTGAACCTGTGCTGACGGAAATGAGGATGGCCCGGTCCCGTCCTTTGTCTACTTCACGAATTGGCCGCGCCCTGGAAAACTGATGCTCTATGCTTTCAATCAGAGCAAGGCAGGATTGTTGCTGCGCTGCTGGGTGGACCGGCTCAAGAAGGTTCCAATCCCGGTCATCCCTTGGTGTTGGGACAAGGTGTGCTGTATGGAGCAGGTCTGGATAGCCGTCCTTCATGGTCAGGGCAGAGATCATGTCCAGGCGCAGACAGGCCATGTCCATGATGTCTTCTTCTGTTATAGAAGAATGGAAGCTGGTATGCACACAGCGGAGCCCGCGTAAGCGTCCGCCTGCGGTACGGATCTTACTGAGGACCGGTATTTCAATCCGATTGTAATCACCAAGAAGGACAAATTCCACCTTGCCGGAGCGATGGATGATAAGGCCGATTTGACGATTCAGTTCGGTAGAGAGAGAGGTCATGGAGCGAGCCAGATCCCGCCCAATAATTTCGTCCGGGTTAACCTTTTTTTGTTCCAAGCGCTCAAGTGCCCGGAGCTGTTTTGTTTTGAGCCCTGATTTATTGCCGATGATACTAATAATGCTTCCTCCTTTTCTCTGGGGGGCGGGTTGGGGGACGCTGCTGCCTTACTGCAAACAGCTGGTTTATGTTTCATATCTTTCCTAGTATACCTTCATTTTCTTTTTTTCTGCATGAAAAATGAACGTTTCTTTCGCTAACAGGGGCTGAGAAACGGAAAATTTTCTTTTGCCTCGCCCCGTGAAAAGCAAAAGATCTTGGGAAATACGTTGCGCATTCTTTTTTTTTATTGTCATAATAGATTAAAAATAATGTTTCTTTTTTTGAGCGAAGGCTATTCGAATTTTTCTTTGTAATTCTTCGACCTTCGTGTGATTTAAGCTCAAGCTTCGTAGCGCTTTTAAGACCTTTGTTACAACGAGGGAGCGGAGACGTTTTTTTGCGTTGCGGCAAGCGGATGAGCACACTTTTTATCTATACGCATCAATATGTAAGGAATGGGACTGCCAAGAGTCGTCTTTCGGGTCTGCGAAACAAATAAATGCCCGAAATATCAGTATGGAGATGCCTTTACTGTTTCTGGGGTAGCCATTATGATGGAGACCGCTGGAGACAGCTCCTTTGTCTGCACGACAGCTGTGTATTCGAATCAGAACCGGGATAACTGCGAGATACTCTATGGTGACCTGGTTAAAATCGTTATTAAATATGAACGGGCTGATCAGATCCCGGACTGCCTTATTTCCTGTTCAGGTTGCGTCGGTAGCATCCGTCTTGAGCATTCCACCAAGCATCCTCTCTCCTTAGAGCATGATAATCTGAAGGGGCAGCATAAAGAGTTGGCCCCGGTGCTGAACAAAATCAGCAAATTTTCCTTCTTCCGGAATGTCAGTCCGAGAAATCTTGCGGAAATACTCCAGAGTGCAGATCTAAAAATTCATAAAAAAGATGAGATTGTCCTGCGGAAGGGGGAACAGGGGAAAAACCTGTATATTGTCATCACTGGCGAGGTGACAGTGCTGAATGAGACAGGTATTTCTATCTCCACCCTTGGTGAGGGTGAGGTCTTTGGCGAGATGAGCCTGATCTGCGATCAGGAAGTAGGGTCAACGATTCAGGCCAAGGGGGACGTGCAGATCCTGAGTATCCATCGTAAAAACTTTCAGTTCATTATGGATAAGTACCCTTCTCTGCACAGGTATTTCAATCGACTCCTTGCAAAAAGATTGGCCCAATCCAATAAGATCCGCTCTGATGAGTATGCTTCTGGGATGATCGGTAAGCTGGAGGAAATTCCTACAGAAGCCCTTTTTCAGACCCTGCATGCCAATGCCAAAACCGGTATTTTGACCATCAGTGAGGTCTCTGATGGAACGGCTCGTTTTTCCATGCGCCAAGGAGCATTAATTAAGGCCTCCTATGCCGGGCTTAAAGGAAAAGAAGCCTTTTTTAAGATACTTCGGGAGAAGAAAGGACGATTCAAGTTTAATCCCGGCTTGCCTTCAGAGGATTTTGATGCGCCGGAAATCGGTTATTTCATGAAGCTATTAATGGAAGGTTTGCAGAATATGGACGAGCTGGGGCATGAGGAGATGAAAAAGAGAAAAGGTAAATGATTAAGTACTCAACGATATATAATCGACACTCCTGTTTGGCTCCCGAGCTCACCTGTCGGCATGTTACACCACAAGAAGTGTCGATTATTCAAGGTGACCTACTTATTGTTCCTCGAAAAATGAAAAATAATCGCTCTGTTCATCTTCCCTTCATCTTGTTTCTTGTATGGTAAAGAAAAGGCAGGAGTTATAACTTTACCAACTCGTCTCATGATAAGGAGAACACGATGAATAAGCAGATGATCAAACAGCCTGTAGCCAGGAATTTTCGAAAAAATATTGTTCTTTTTTCTGCCCTGCTGTTGAGCTGTGCAGTATGTACCGGGCCGGTATTTGCCAGTGGGAATGAGCGTCACGAACGCAATGAGCGCTATGAATACGAGCGTGGAGAGCGTTACAGGGGAGAAAGTAAGCTGTACGGCGTAATAGAAAAAATGCCGGAAAGTGGATATAACGGCATCTGGCTTATTGACGGGAAGCAGATTCGGGTTACGGACTCGACCAGGATTAAAGAGAAGTACGGTCGGGCAGCCATAGGAAAATACGTCGAGGTCGAAGGCCTTCGTGATGGCGAGAGTCTCAAGGCCTATGAGATCGAGGTGGAGCGGAGCAGGGCAGAACGCTTTGATGATCGGCGAGGAAATTCCAAGTTTTACGGCAAGGTGGAAACCCTGCCTGAAAAGGGTTTGAACGGGCTATGGAAAATAGATGGCCGCGAGGTGATTGTAACACCTAACACCATGATAAATGAAGAATATGGTAAGTTGGCTGTTGGCTCTTTGGTCGATGTTGAAGGGCGTCGTACAGAGAAAGGGCTGGTAGCTCATGAAATTGAAGTGAAAAAAGTGAAGTAAAAGACAGGCGGTGAGAGTTCGCGCTCTGCGTGCAGCCGACTGATAACACATAGTCTCTCTCCTTATCGTTTGGGAGAGGCAGGATAATTGAGGACCTTGCTGGCAACAGGCTGTAAGCAGAATATAAACCAGATTTTGCGCTCTGTTGCCATGCAAAAAAAGGAAAGACAAGCGCATGCAGGCCCTTGATGCTGATCAGTCAGCGCAACAACCTACGAAACAATCTTCTGTTCAGAGCGATTATGCTGGCGCTGGCAGGAAAAGTACTACTTATCTCATCTGTACGCTGGTGTTGTGTGGTCTGGTGGTTTTAGCAGGCTGTCACCTCCAGGTGCAGCCAGACCCGCAACCAGAACCGGTTGCGCCGAAAAAATACAGCAGGGGATCTCTCCAGGCGAGCAAGAGCAGCTCGCAGCAATGGTGGCAATCGCTGGAGGATCCCCTGCTCGCCCAGTATATTGAAGAAGCTCTGCAAGGTAATTTTACCCTCAAGGAAGGCGCGGCCCGGCTTAAACAGGCAGGTCTTCTTGTTCAGCAAAAAAATGCTAACCGATACCCTACCGTGGAAGCGGGCGTGGGCCTGGATGCGGATTTCGAAGACAGTGACCTTGGCCTTTCTGAGAGCCTCGGTTTCACTTTTTCCTGGGAAGCAGATCTGTGGGGACGACTTGCCGCTGTACGTCAGGCGGCCTTTCTTGATGCCCAGGCCGAGCAAGAGGCTTTGGCAGAACTGTCTTTGGCTGTAAGTGTCGAGATTGCAGAAACCTATTATGAGCTCATAGAGCAGAACCTGCTCTATGAGCTCCTGCAAAGCCAGCTGGAAGCAGATACAACAGCCCATGATCTCGTGAAGCTGCGTTTTGCCAACGGAGCTGTCTCTTCCA is drawn from Candidatus Electrothrix aestuarii and contains these coding sequences:
- a CDS encoding DUF5666 domain-containing protein — translated: MNKQMIKQPVARNFRKNIVLFSALLLSCAVCTGPVFASGNERHERNERYEYERGERYRGESKLYGVIEKMPESGYNGIWLIDGKQIRVTDSTRIKEKYGRAAIGKYVEVEGLRDGESLKAYEIEVERSRAERFDDRRGNSKFYGKVETLPEKGLNGLWKIDGREVIVTPNTMINEEYGKLAVGSLVDVEGRRTEKGLVAHEIEVKKVK
- a CDS encoding cyclic nucleotide-binding domain-containing protein; the encoded protein is MGLPRVVFRVCETNKCPKYQYGDAFTVSGVAIMMETAGDSSFVCTTAVYSNQNRDNCEILYGDLVKIVIKYERADQIPDCLISCSGCVGSIRLEHSTKHPLSLEHDNLKGQHKELAPVLNKISKFSFFRNVSPRNLAEILQSADLKIHKKDEIVLRKGEQGKNLYIVITGEVTVLNETGISISTLGEGEVFGEMSLICDQEVGSTIQAKGDVQILSIHRKNFQFIMDKYPSLHRYFNRLLAKRLAQSNKIRSDEYASGMIGKLEEIPTEALFQTLHANAKTGILTISEVSDGTARFSMRQGALIKASYAGLKGKEAFFKILREKKGRFKFNPGLPSEDFDAPEIGYFMKLLMEGLQNMDELGHEEMKKRKGK
- the hflX gene encoding GTPase HflX, giving the protein MEQKKVNPDEIIGRDLARSMTSLSTELNRQIGLIIHRSGKVEFVLLGDYNRIEIPVLSKIRTAGGRLRGLRCVHTSFHSSITEEDIMDMACLRLDMISALTMKDGYPDLLHTAHLVPTPRDDRDWNLLEPVHPAAQQQSCLALIESIEHQFSRARPIREVDKGRDRAILISVSTGSRAEAEDSMLELSELARAAGVQVVDQVIQRRRQLHPRFILGRGKLVDIVMMSLRNGANLLIFDQELSPSQVRSVTNHTDLRIIDRTQLILDIFASRARSREGKLQIEMAQLKYMLPMLTTKDDALSRLTGGIGARGPGETKLEIDRRRINDRLARLAKELKAVGKQRYHRRNRRRKHDVPVVSLVGYTNAGKSTLLNTLTHSHIQAEDMLFATLDPTSRRLRFPEETEVIITDTVGFIRQLPAELLKAFESTLEELFEADLLLHVIDISNHAWKDQVKVVEDLLQRLELDKIPCLRVYNKIDKLADDLPPQVKNGLCICAHEATTLQKLLGMMEHMLLDMNRG